In Streptomyces sp. NBC_00091, the following proteins share a genomic window:
- a CDS encoding endo alpha-1,4 polygalactosaminidase — translation MKRFTTALAGACATALLLLTACTAEPDDDEAPGLWPAPVPGERWQPRPGTAWQWQLTGRLDTSVDVPVYDVDGFTTAKEEVAALKKAGRRTICYLSTGAWEDFRPDADAFPKALLGEGNGWEGERWLDIRQTATLEPLIAKRFDMCRDKGFDAVEPDNMDAYRNKSGFPLTAGDQLTYNRLIARLAHERGLAVGLKNDLDQIPQLVGEFDFAVNEQCAQYDECEELTPFIKAGKAVFHVEYELPASRFCKQSRRLKLSSLEKKLELGPWRKAC, via the coding sequence ATGAAGCGTTTCACCACCGCCCTCGCCGGGGCCTGCGCCACCGCACTGCTGCTACTCACCGCCTGCACCGCCGAACCGGACGACGACGAGGCCCCCGGCCTCTGGCCCGCCCCGGTGCCGGGGGAGCGCTGGCAGCCCCGCCCCGGTACGGCCTGGCAGTGGCAGCTCACCGGAAGGCTGGACACCTCCGTCGACGTACCGGTGTACGACGTCGACGGGTTCACCACCGCCAAGGAGGAGGTCGCCGCGCTGAAGAAGGCCGGCCGCCGGACCATCTGCTACCTGTCCACCGGCGCCTGGGAGGACTTCCGGCCGGACGCGGACGCCTTCCCGAAGGCGCTGCTCGGCGAGGGCAACGGCTGGGAGGGGGAACGCTGGCTGGACATCCGGCAGACCGCCACCCTGGAGCCGCTGATCGCCAAACGCTTCGACATGTGCCGGGACAAGGGCTTCGACGCGGTCGAGCCCGACAACATGGACGCCTACCGCAACAAGTCCGGCTTCCCGCTGACCGCCGGGGACCAGCTGACGTACAACCGGCTCATCGCCCGCCTCGCCCACGAGCGGGGACTGGCCGTCGGACTCAAGAACGACCTCGACCAGATCCCGCAGCTGGTCGGCGAGTTCGACTTCGCGGTCAACGAGCAGTGCGCCCAGTACGACGAGTGCGAGGAGCTGACCCCCTTCATCAAGGCGGGCAAGGCCGTCTTCCACGTCGAGTACGAACTCCCCGCCTCCCGCTTCTGCAAGCAGTCCCGCCGCCTGAAGCTCAGCTCCCTGGAGAAGAAGCTCGAACTGGGCCCGTGGCGCAAGGCGTGCTGA
- a CDS encoding winged helix-turn-helix domain-containing protein, translated as MKTLIGRLFHVSYTVEGTWRLLKRHGWSWQQPGDRA; from the coding sequence GTGAAGACGCTGATCGGCCGGCTGTTCCACGTCTCGTACACGGTGGAGGGCACGTGGCGGCTGCTGAAGCGGCACGGGTGGTCGTGGCAGCAGCCGGGCGATCGAGCGTGA
- a CDS encoding VOC family protein, producing the protein MVSVLQNVAIDCADAYELARFWSSVTDRPMHPDVRPGDRETQVLLAEGPVLYFNQVPEAKTIKNRIHLCLRPETSRDQEVDRLLGLGATFVTDHRNPDGSGWAILADPEGNEFCVLRSESDRAAMSS; encoded by the coding sequence ATGGTTTCGGTATTGCAGAACGTGGCGATTGACTGTGCGGATGCCTATGAGCTGGCCCGGTTCTGGAGCAGTGTGACGGACCGTCCGATGCATCCGGATGTCAGACCGGGCGACCGGGAGACTCAGGTGCTGCTGGCGGAGGGCCCGGTGCTGTACTTCAACCAGGTGCCCGAGGCCAAGACGATCAAGAATCGGATCCATCTGTGTTTGCGCCCTGAGACCTCGCGCGATCAGGAGGTGGACCGGCTACTGGGCCTCGGTGCCACCTTTGTCACTGATCACCGGAATCCCGATGGTTCAGGCTGGGCAATCCTTGCCGATCCCGAAGGTAACGAATTCTGCGTTCTGCGCAGTGAGTCCGACCGAGCTGCCATGAGTTCCTGA
- a CDS encoding XRE family transcriptional regulator: MTSRVKVGQDKELVHSYPYRSACPSTTWAKLVAETTTDMLLSGYTNYFFWTMIPDFTGIIRKKAGNGCRVRFLLGDPNGETTRQREAIEDAALTVSTRIRMTLEQLDRIGPLDGLEVRVSAPEDATNHVGLSVFLFDSDALVTPHLARVIGHDSPMFHLRRQNKEGMFDRFSGHAEELWERGTPYAFDQPKTAAGR; the protein is encoded by the coding sequence GTGACCAGCCGCGTGAAGGTCGGGCAGGACAAGGAGCTGGTCCACTCGTACCCTTACCGCTCCGCGTGCCCTTCCACGACGTGGGCGAAGCTGGTCGCGGAGACGACCACCGACATGCTGCTGTCCGGGTACACGAACTACTTCTTCTGGACCATGATCCCCGACTTCACCGGGATCATTCGGAAGAAGGCCGGGAACGGATGCCGCGTCCGCTTCCTCCTGGGCGACCCGAACGGCGAGACCACTCGACAGCGCGAGGCGATCGAGGACGCGGCCCTGACCGTCTCCACACGCATCCGCATGACCCTCGAACAACTGGACCGGATCGGACCCTTGGACGGCCTGGAAGTCCGCGTCAGCGCCCCGGAAGACGCCACCAACCACGTCGGCCTCAGCGTGTTCCTCTTCGACTCCGACGCCCTCGTCACGCCCCACCTCGCTCGCGTCATCGGACACGACTCGCCCATGTTCCACCTGCGCCGACAGAACAAGGAGGGCATGTTCGACCGCTTCTCCGGCCACGCCGAGGAACTGTGGGAACGAGGCACGCCGTACGCGTTCGACCAGCCCAAGACGGCCGCCGGCCGCTGA
- a CDS encoding sensor histidine kinase: MRAHPLATDAVLAFGALVSMVVGSFADPHGPHGPTFGTRTPDPFSLLLMLLGAAALVLRRRRPRAVLAVTCGLSLLELTTGEPRAPVAMSAVIALYTVAALTDRPTTWRIGLLTMAGLTGVAMLAGPMPWYAQENIGIFAWTGMAAAAGDAVRSRRAFVDAIRERAERAERTREEEARRRVAEERLRIARDLHDVVAHHIALVNVQAGVAAHVMDKRPDQAKEALAHVRDASRSALNELRATVGLLRQSGDPEAPTEPAPGLAVLDELLDTFRHAGLPVRATVQVGPEGAALPAAVDLAAYRVIQEALTNVRKHAGPGAQAEVSVVRVGASVEVTVLDDGGDSADSAPGQGDPGGGHGLLGMRERTGALGGSCFAGPRYGGGFRVHAILPV; this comes from the coding sequence ATGCGGGCCCATCCGCTCGCCACCGACGCCGTGCTCGCCTTCGGGGCGCTGGTCTCCATGGTCGTCGGGTCCTTCGCCGACCCGCACGGGCCGCACGGGCCCACCTTCGGGACCCGCACGCCCGACCCGTTCTCCCTGCTGCTGATGCTGCTCGGCGCGGCCGCCCTGGTGCTGCGGCGCCGGCGGCCCCGCGCGGTGCTCGCCGTCACCTGCGGGCTGTCACTGCTGGAGCTGACCACCGGGGAGCCGCGGGCGCCCGTCGCCATGAGCGCGGTGATCGCCCTGTACACGGTGGCCGCGCTCACCGACCGGCCGACCACCTGGCGGATCGGGCTGCTGACGATGGCGGGGCTGACCGGGGTGGCCATGCTGGCCGGTCCGATGCCCTGGTACGCGCAGGAGAACATCGGGATCTTCGCCTGGACCGGGATGGCCGCGGCGGCCGGGGACGCGGTGCGCAGCCGGCGGGCCTTCGTCGACGCCATACGGGAACGGGCCGAGCGGGCCGAGCGGACCCGTGAGGAGGAGGCCCGGCGGCGGGTCGCCGAGGAGCGGCTGCGGATCGCCCGGGACCTGCACGACGTGGTGGCGCACCACATCGCCCTGGTCAACGTGCAGGCGGGGGTGGCCGCGCACGTCATGGACAAGCGGCCCGACCAGGCGAAGGAGGCGCTGGCCCACGTACGCGACGCCAGCCGTTCGGCGCTGAACGAGCTGCGCGCCACGGTCGGGCTGCTGCGGCAGTCCGGCGACCCGGAGGCGCCGACGGAGCCCGCGCCGGGGCTGGCCGTACTGGACGAGCTGCTGGACACCTTCCGGCACGCGGGGCTGCCGGTGCGGGCGACGGTGCAGGTGGGGCCGGAGGGGGCGGCGCTGCCCGCGGCCGTGGACCTGGCGGCGTACCGGGTGATCCAGGAGGCACTGACCAACGTGCGCAAGCACGCGGGCCCGGGCGCGCAGGCCGAGGTCAGCGTGGTGCGGGTGGGGGCCTCGGTGGAGGTGACCGTACTGGACGACGGGGGCGACTCGGCGGACTCCGCGCCGGGGCAGGGCGATCCGGGCGGGGGCCACGGACTGCTCGGCATGCGCGAGCGCACCGGCGCCCTGGGCGGCTCCTGCTTCGCGGGACCGCGTTACGGGGGCGGCTTCCGGGTACACGCGATCCTGCCGGTTTGA
- a CDS encoding phosphatidylglycerol lysyltransferase domain-containing protein, which produces MGEVRLTSVETDRSLAQASGKGSNSKKEQGGEPAAKPETRRGTPRSRRGAAFAVWYLRSVTFVNFLSAVWLSLGQDLRRHNTADFYTPYLLTAGFASGLFSLLLAVTMGRRKRAAWILNLVVGGMLLLAFAVAAFAPCTGGELSLCYPEFRDHAQNWVSLGLTAAFVGALLLGRHEFYAKGDRSNPKLATAVAAVGLLLTSLIAALLVGATNTDADRADATFLTRWRYGVMRLITLAPDDKVYNAITTPAWVDVFINVMSMLLLLAVLFAAFRSRRAVDPLTPEDEERLRALLAKQGDRDSLGYFALRREKSVIWSPTGKAAVTYRVVGGVSLASGDPIGDPEAWPGAIEPWLAEAREHGWVPAVMGASEEAGQIYARHGLDALELGDEAIVETDEFTLEGRAMRTVRQAYNRVKRAGYTVRIRRHADIPAEEMAVLLERADDWRDGATERGFSMALGRLGDPDDGQCVMLECTDGKGDLRAVLSFVPWGPKGLSLDLMRRDRDSENGLMEFMVIELLERSKEIGVTQVSLNFAMFRSVFERGSKLGAGPVLRMWRSLLSFFSRWWQIESLYRANAKYRPIWEPRFMLFEKSSDLLRIGIAAGRAEGFLEAPGLPKWLHRKHLETIR; this is translated from the coding sequence ATGGGAGAGGTCCGCTTGACCAGCGTAGAAACCGACCGGAGCCTCGCTCAGGCTTCCGGCAAGGGGTCCAACAGCAAGAAGGAGCAAGGAGGGGAACCCGCCGCGAAACCGGAGACCCGCAGGGGCACTCCCCGGTCGCGGCGCGGTGCCGCCTTCGCGGTCTGGTACCTGCGGTCCGTCACCTTCGTGAACTTCCTGAGCGCGGTGTGGCTCTCGCTCGGGCAGGACCTGCGCCGGCACAACACCGCCGACTTCTACACCCCGTACCTGCTGACGGCCGGGTTCGCCTCCGGGCTGTTCTCGCTGCTGCTCGCGGTCACGATGGGCCGCCGCAAGCGGGCCGCCTGGATCCTGAACCTGGTGGTCGGCGGCATGCTGCTGCTGGCCTTCGCGGTCGCCGCCTTCGCGCCCTGCACGGGCGGCGAACTGAGCCTGTGCTACCCGGAGTTCCGCGACCACGCGCAGAACTGGGTCTCGCTCGGCCTGACGGCCGCCTTCGTCGGCGCCCTGCTGCTGGGCCGCCACGAGTTCTACGCCAAGGGCGACCGCTCCAACCCGAAGCTCGCCACCGCCGTGGCCGCCGTCGGCCTGCTCCTCACCTCGCTGATCGCCGCCCTGCTGGTCGGCGCCACGAACACCGACGCGGACCGCGCCGACGCCACCTTCCTGACGCGCTGGCGGTACGGCGTGATGCGGCTGATCACGCTGGCGCCCGACGACAAGGTGTACAACGCGATCACCACGCCCGCCTGGGTGGACGTGTTCATCAACGTGATGTCGATGCTGCTGCTGCTCGCCGTGCTGTTCGCGGCGTTCCGCTCGCGGCGCGCCGTCGACCCGCTCACCCCCGAGGACGAGGAGCGGCTGCGGGCGCTGCTCGCCAAGCAGGGCGACCGCGACTCGCTCGGCTACTTCGCGCTGCGCCGCGAGAAGTCCGTGATCTGGTCCCCGACCGGCAAGGCCGCCGTGACCTACCGCGTCGTCGGCGGGGTCTCGCTGGCCTCCGGCGACCCCATCGGCGACCCCGAGGCCTGGCCGGGCGCGATCGAGCCGTGGCTGGCCGAGGCCCGCGAGCACGGCTGGGTGCCGGCCGTGATGGGCGCGAGCGAGGAGGCCGGGCAGATCTACGCCCGGCACGGCCTGGACGCCCTGGAGCTGGGCGACGAGGCCATCGTGGAGACCGACGAGTTCACGCTGGAGGGCCGCGCCATGCGCACCGTCCGGCAGGCCTACAACCGGGTCAAGCGGGCCGGCTACACGGTCCGCATCCGCCGCCACGCCGACATCCCGGCCGAGGAGATGGCCGTACTCCTGGAGCGGGCCGACGACTGGCGCGACGGCGCGACCGAGCGCGGCTTCTCCATGGCGCTGGGCCGTCTGGGCGACCCGGACGACGGCCAGTGCGTGATGCTGGAGTGCACCGACGGCAAGGGCGACCTGCGCGCCGTGCTGTCCTTCGTGCCGTGGGGCCCCAAGGGCCTGTCCCTGGACCTGATGCGCCGTGACCGGGATTCCGAGAACGGCCTGATGGAGTTCATGGTCATCGAACTGCTGGAGCGTTCCAAGGAGATCGGCGTCACACAGGTCTCGCTCAACTTCGCGATGTTCCGTTCCGTCTTCGAGCGGGGGTCCAAGCTCGGCGCGGGTCCGGTGCTGCGCATGTGGCGCTCGCTGCTGAGCTTCTTCTCCCGCTGGTGGCAGATCGAGTCCCTCTACCGGGCCAACGCCAAATACCGCCCTATCTGGGAGCCGCGGTTCATGCTCTTCGAGAAGAGTTCCGACCTGCTGCGGATCGGTATCGCGGCGGGCAGGGCCGAGGGCTTCCTGGAGGCGCCCGGCCTGCCCAAGTGGCTGCACCGCAAACACCTGGAGACGATTCGTTGA
- the cobT gene encoding nicotinate-nucleotide--dimethylbenzimidazole phosphoribosyltransferase, with amino-acid sequence MNLDDFSDLIERPDGGVRRDAEERRERLAVPPGALGRLDELAEWLAAAQGRVPVRPIERPRVVLFAADHGIAAEGVSARPAGSAHELVRAVLDGTSPVSILAGRFGAGVRVVDAGLDCDPELLPEDVVRHRVRRGSGRIDVEDALTAEEAEAALRLGIRIADEEADSGTDLVVLGDLSVGGTTVAATLVAALCGTDASVVTGRGGLPIDDLAWMRKCAAIRDSLRRARPVLGDQMALLAAVGGADVAAITGFLLQCAVRRTPVILDGVVSAACGLVAQRAAFRAPDWWLAGQSSGEPGQAKALDRMALNPVLDHGVTVGEGTGALLALPLVQAAAALAAELPEKAEKAENAEKAAAEQPTD; translated from the coding sequence CTGAATCTCGACGACTTCTCCGATCTGATCGAACGCCCCGACGGGGGTGTCCGACGTGACGCCGAGGAGCGTCGTGAGCGGCTGGCCGTGCCGCCCGGCGCCCTGGGCCGGCTCGACGAGCTCGCCGAATGGCTGGCCGCCGCGCAGGGCCGGGTGCCGGTCAGGCCGATCGAGCGGCCGCGCGTCGTCCTGTTCGCCGCCGACCACGGGATCGCCGCCGAGGGGGTCTCCGCCCGGCCCGCCGGCAGCGCCCACGAGCTGGTGCGCGCGGTGCTGGACGGGACCAGCCCGGTGTCGATCCTGGCCGGGCGGTTCGGCGCGGGCGTGCGCGTCGTGGACGCGGGCCTGGACTGCGACCCGGAGCTGCTGCCCGAGGACGTGGTCCGCCACCGCGTACGCCGCGGCAGCGGGCGGATCGACGTGGAGGACGCGCTGACGGCCGAGGAGGCCGAGGCCGCGCTGCGCCTCGGCATCCGGATCGCCGACGAGGAGGCCGACTCTGGTACGGACCTGGTCGTCCTCGGTGATCTGAGCGTGGGCGGCACCACGGTGGCGGCCACGCTGGTGGCCGCGCTCTGCGGGACGGACGCCTCCGTGGTCACCGGCCGCGGCGGGCTGCCGATCGACGACCTGGCCTGGATGCGCAAGTGCGCCGCCATCCGCGACTCCCTGCGCCGGGCCCGCCCGGTGCTGGGCGACCAGATGGCGCTGCTGGCGGCGGTGGGCGGCGCGGACGTCGCCGCGATCACCGGTTTCCTGCTCCAGTGCGCGGTACGCCGTACGCCGGTCATCCTCGACGGGGTCGTCTCGGCGGCCTGCGGGCTGGTGGCCCAGCGGGCCGCCTTCCGCGCCCCCGACTGGTGGCTGGCCGGGCAGTCCAGCGGGGAACCGGGGCAGGCCAAGGCCCTGGACCGGATGGCACTCAACCCGGTGCTCGACCACGGCGTCACAGTAGGGGAAGGAACCGGGGCCCTGCTGGCGCTCCCCCTGGTCCAGGCGGCCGCCGCACTCGCTGCGGAACTGCCGGAGAAGGCGGAGAAGGCGGAGAACGCAGAGAAGGCGGCTGCGGAACAGCCGACGGACTGA
- a CDS encoding bifunctional adenosylcobinamide kinase/adenosylcobinamide-phosphate guanylyltransferase yields the protein MELTLLGTGTPEGLPRPGCPCAACAVSVGTRSRGATSVLVDGALLLDLTPGAVLAGARAGHSLAGVRQVLLTHPHDGPAVELPPGLPAAGRVPDGRELAVISGHRVRAVPMDAPGTGYEVTGPDGSRLLYLPPGGAPGGTHNGPAQRPYDLVLADVLGRPEALARLRASGAVGPATDVIAVHLDHDTPPGPELERQCAAAGARAVPDGTTVVAGEYHAVPDVPRRTLVLGGARSGKSFEAERRLAAFPEVIYVATGGTREGDAEWAQRVGLHRERRPATWRTLETCELVPLLEQAGPPLLIDCLALWLTDAMDRAGAWDDAVWAAGGRKELRERMEDLVAAVRACRRPVVLVSNEVGAGVVPATASGRRFRDELGRLNSRVAGECEHVLLVVAGQALVLKEQPR from the coding sequence GTGGAACTCACTCTGCTCGGCACCGGTACCCCTGAAGGACTGCCCCGCCCCGGCTGTCCCTGCGCCGCCTGCGCGGTCTCCGTGGGCACCCGGTCCCGCGGCGCGACCTCCGTCCTCGTGGACGGGGCGCTGCTGCTCGACCTGACCCCCGGGGCGGTGCTGGCCGGGGCCCGCGCGGGGCATTCGCTGGCCGGTGTGCGGCAGGTGCTGCTGACGCACCCGCACGACGGGCCGGCCGTCGAGCTGCCGCCCGGGCTGCCGGCCGCCGGGCGGGTGCCCGACGGGCGGGAGCTGGCGGTGATCAGCGGGCACCGGGTGCGGGCGGTGCCGATGGACGCGCCGGGCACCGGGTACGAGGTCACGGGCCCGGACGGGAGCCGGCTGCTGTACCTGCCGCCTGGCGGGGCGCCGGGCGGCACTCACAACGGGCCCGCGCAGCGCCCGTACGACCTGGTCCTCGCGGACGTGCTCGGCCGGCCGGAGGCCCTGGCCCGGCTGCGGGCGAGCGGCGCCGTCGGCCCGGCCACCGACGTGATCGCCGTGCACCTGGACCACGACACCCCGCCGGGCCCGGAGCTGGAGCGCCAGTGCGCGGCCGCCGGGGCGCGGGCGGTACCGGACGGGACCACGGTGGTGGCCGGCGAGTACCACGCGGTACCGGACGTGCCGCGCCGCACCCTGGTGCTCGGCGGGGCCCGCTCCGGCAAGTCCTTCGAGGCCGAGCGGCGCCTGGCGGCCTTCCCCGAGGTGATCTACGTCGCCACCGGCGGCACCCGCGAGGGCGACGCGGAGTGGGCCCAGCGCGTCGGCCTCCACCGCGAGCGGCGCCCGGCGACCTGGCGGACGTTGGAGACCTGCGAACTGGTGCCGCTGCTGGAGCAGGCCGGCCCGCCCCTGCTGATCGACTGCCTGGCGCTGTGGCTCACCGACGCCATGGACCGGGCCGGGGCGTGGGACGACGCGGTGTGGGCGGCCGGGGGTCGCAAGGAGCTGCGCGAACGGATGGAGGACCTGGTGGCGGCCGTCCGCGCGTGCCGCCGCCCGGTGGTGCTGGTGAGCAACGAGGTGGGGGCCGGCGTGGTCCCCGCGACCGCGTCGGGCCGGCGGTTCCGCGACGAACTGGGCCGCCTGAACAGCAGGGTGGCGGGCGAGTGCGAGCACGTACTCCTGGTGGTCGCGGGACAGGCGCTCGTCCTCAAGGAACAACCTCGGTGA
- a CDS encoding bifunctional 2-polyprenyl-6-hydroxyphenol methylase/3-demethylubiquinol 3-O-methyltransferase UbiG, with the protein MGRQVEEQITHRFPVGQRLRVLDVGMGQGTQALRLARAGHRVTGLEQDAAMLAVAHAALAAEPAGIRDRVELVEGDGRETGAHFGPGSFDVVLCHGVLMYVSEPDAMLAGLARMLAPGGLLSLLVRNGDALALRPGLSGDWPGALAAFDTVDYTNRLGLDVRADRLADLTATLSGIGAPLHTWYGVRVFTDGTEAGAELPPDEELERLLAAEERAGRTDPYRGVAALLHLCGVRG; encoded by the coding sequence GTGGGCCGGCAGGTCGAGGAACAGATCACGCACCGCTTCCCGGTCGGGCAGCGGCTGCGCGTCCTCGACGTCGGCATGGGCCAGGGCACCCAGGCGCTGCGTCTGGCCCGGGCCGGACACCGGGTCACCGGCCTGGAGCAGGACGCCGCCATGCTGGCGGTCGCGCACGCGGCGCTGGCCGCCGAGCCCGCCGGGATCCGCGACCGGGTCGAGCTGGTGGAGGGCGACGGCCGTGAGACGGGCGCGCACTTCGGACCGGGCAGCTTCGACGTGGTGCTGTGCCACGGGGTGCTGATGTACGTGTCGGAACCCGACGCGATGCTCGCCGGGCTGGCCCGGATGCTGGCGCCCGGCGGACTGCTGTCGCTGCTGGTGCGCAACGGCGACGCGCTCGCGCTGCGGCCCGGGCTGTCCGGGGACTGGCCGGGGGCGCTGGCCGCCTTCGACACCGTCGACTACACGAACCGGCTGGGCCTGGACGTACGGGCCGACCGGCTGGCCGATCTGACGGCCACGCTGTCGGGCATCGGCGCGCCCCTGCACACCTGGTACGGGGTCCGCGTCTTCACCGACGGCACCGAGGCCGGGGCGGAACTCCCCCCGGACGAGGAGCTGGAACGCCTGCTGGCCGCCGAAGAGCGCGCCGGGCGGACCGACCCGTACCGCGGGGTCGCCGCGCTGCTGCACCTGTGCGGGGTCCGGGGCTGA
- a CDS encoding DUF3043 domain-containing protein codes for MFGSRSSKEEKAAATDKVSADLSQPRDPQAPKGRPTPKRAVAQSQRKAVVASTGNRKEDAKRARERRREEMARQREALANGDERYLPARDKGPVRRFVRDFVDSRFSIAEMFLPLAVIILVLSMIRVPSIQNIALMLWLGVIVLIILDSIGLWFRLRKALNERFKDEPRRGAVAYGLMRTLQMRRLRLPKPQVKRGERP; via the coding sequence GTGTTTGGTAGCCGCTCCTCCAAGGAAGAGAAGGCCGCCGCCACCGACAAGGTGAGCGCCGACCTCTCGCAGCCCCGTGACCCGCAGGCCCCGAAGGGCCGCCCGACGCCGAAGCGTGCTGTGGCCCAGTCGCAGCGCAAGGCCGTGGTGGCCTCGACCGGCAACCGCAAGGAGGACGCCAAGCGAGCCCGCGAGCGTCGCCGTGAAGAGATGGCCAGGCAGCGCGAAGCGCTGGCCAACGGTGACGAGCGCTATCTGCCCGCCCGTGACAAGGGGCCCGTGCGCCGCTTCGTCCGCGACTTCGTGGACTCCCGTTTCTCGATCGCCGAGATGTTCCTGCCGCTGGCCGTGATCATCCTGGTGCTGAGCATGATCCGGGTCCCGTCGATCCAGAACATCGCCCTGATGCTGTGGCTCGGCGTGATCGTCCTGATCATCCTCGACTCCATCGGCCTGTGGTTCCGGCTCCGCAAGGCGCTGAACGAGCGCTTCAAGGACGAGCCCCGCCGCGGCGCCGTCGCGTACGGCCTGATGCGCACCCTCCAGATGCGCCGCCTGCGCCTGCCCAAGCCGCAGGTCAAGCGCGGGGAACGGCCCTGA
- a CDS encoding PspA/IM30 family protein: MSGVMKRMGMIFRAKANKALDRAEDPRETLDYSYQKQLELLQKVRRGVADVATSRKRLELQLNQLQGQSAKLEEQGRKALALGREDLAREALSRRASLQQQVSDLEVQHQTLQGEEEKLTLASQRLQAKVDAFRTKKETIKATYTAAQAQTRIAESFSGISEEMSDVGLAIQRAEDKTAQLQARAGAIDELLASGALDDQSGLGSKDDIQAELDRLSGGTDVELELQRMKAELAGGPSAQQQAIEGGAPGTAQPSQTQHRFDKQ, translated from the coding sequence ATGAGCGGTGTCATGAAGCGTATGGGGATGATCTTCCGCGCGAAGGCGAACAAGGCCCTTGACCGGGCCGAGGACCCGCGCGAGACCCTCGACTACTCGTACCAGAAGCAGCTGGAGCTGCTTCAGAAGGTGCGCCGCGGCGTCGCCGACGTGGCGACCTCCCGCAAGCGCCTGGAACTGCAGCTGAACCAGCTCCAGGGCCAGTCCGCCAAGCTGGAGGAGCAGGGCCGCAAGGCCCTCGCCCTGGGCCGTGAGGACCTGGCCCGCGAGGCCCTGTCCCGCCGTGCCTCCCTCCAGCAGCAGGTCAGCGACCTGGAGGTGCAGCACCAGACCCTCCAGGGCGAGGAGGAGAAGCTGACGCTGGCCTCGCAGCGCCTCCAGGCCAAGGTGGACGCCTTCCGTACGAAGAAGGAGACCATCAAGGCCACCTACACCGCGGCCCAGGCGCAGACCCGCATCGCGGAGTCCTTCTCCGGCATCTCGGAGGAGATGAGCGACGTCGGCCTGGCCATCCAGCGGGCCGAGGACAAGACCGCCCAGCTCCAGGCCCGGGCCGGCGCGATCGACGAGCTGCTGGCCTCCGGCGCCCTGGACGACCAGAGCGGCCTCGGCTCCAAGGACGACATCCAGGCCGAGCTGGACCGCCTCTCCGGCGGCACCGACGTCGAGCTGGAGCTCCAGCGGATGAAGGCCGAGCTGGCGGGCGGCCCGTCCGCCCAGCAGCAGGCCATCGAGGGCGGCGCCCCGGGCACCGCCCAGCCGTCGCAGACCCAGCACCGGTTCGACAAGCAGTAG
- the cobS gene encoding adenosylcobinamide-GDP ribazoletransferase — protein sequence MTDSTDDPLPLPPPERASLSDGIRFAFGTLTVLPARITRWDRPAARTGMACAPLAGLVVGLLAAVPGTLLLLLGGGPLLAAAVTVAVPAALTRGLHLDGLADTADGLGSAKPAEDALRIMKQSDIGPFGVIALLVVFLVQVAALSNAYADSWIRGALAAVLAAVAARLAMTLASRQGVPAARPEGLGAAVAGVVPLRAAALVSALVVAAAALAALPAGPLAAAQHAVAVLAALLTAELLLRRCVRRFGGVTGDVFGALCEVCATTVLLVLALG from the coding sequence ATGACAGATTCGACCGATGATCCACTGCCGCTGCCGCCCCCCGAACGCGCTTCCCTCTCCGACGGGATCCGCTTCGCCTTCGGCACGCTGACCGTGCTGCCCGCGCGCATCACCCGCTGGGACCGGCCCGCCGCCCGCACCGGCATGGCCTGCGCCCCGCTCGCCGGCCTGGTCGTCGGACTGCTCGCGGCCGTACCCGGCACGCTCCTGCTGCTCCTCGGCGGCGGCCCGCTGCTCGCCGCGGCCGTCACCGTAGCCGTCCCCGCGGCGCTGACCCGCGGGCTCCACCTCGACGGCCTGGCCGATACGGCCGACGGACTGGGCAGCGCCAAGCCCGCCGAGGACGCCCTGCGGATCATGAAGCAGTCCGACATCGGCCCCTTCGGGGTCATCGCCCTGCTCGTCGTCTTCCTGGTGCAGGTGGCCGCCCTGTCGAACGCGTACGCCGACAGCTGGATCCGGGGGGCGCTCGCCGCCGTACTGGCCGCCGTCGCCGCCCGCCTCGCCATGACCCTGGCCTCCCGGCAGGGAGTGCCCGCCGCCCGGCCCGAGGGGCTCGGCGCGGCCGTCGCCGGCGTGGTCCCGCTCCGGGCGGCGGCCCTGGTGAGCGCCCTCGTCGTGGCGGCCGCGGCCCTGGCCGCGCTCCCGGCGGGCCCGCTCGCCGCCGCCCAGCACGCGGTGGCGGTCCTCGCGGCCCTGCTCACCGCCGAACTCCTGCTGCGCCGCTGCGTCCGCCGCTTCGGCGGGGTCACCGGCGATGTCTTCGGCGCCCTGTGCGAGGTCTGCGCGACCACCGTCCTGCTGGTCCTCGCCCTCGGCTGA